In Pirellula sp. SH-Sr6A, the DNA window GGCCTTGCTCAATTACGAGAGTGCGTTTCGAGTGTTTCCACCTTCTTACATTGCCAATACGCGGCATCCGCAGCGAGATCCGATCACGCTGGATGGTCCGAATGGATTTGGGTGGGGGGCATTGGTTCTGCCTCAATTGGAGGGAGGGGCGTTGCATGGCAGTTTGAACTTCTCCGCCGCATGCTGGGATCCGATACAGGGGGCATTGGTTCGCACAAAGCTTCCTGTGTTTCTTTGTCCGTCGGCATCGGGTAGCGACATGCCGGTGAATGTACGGAACCAGTCAGGAGATCTGCTGGCGGTATTTGGTAGGAGCACCTACGTCGCCAATGCAGGACAGGAAGAGCCTTGGGGAAGAACAGCCGAGGATTACCGCGGAATCGCGGATGGTCCGATGTATCGCAATGCTCGGACTCGCGTTGCCGATGTGACCGACGGGTTGAGCACCACGATCTTTTTGGGGGAGCACGACTCGCTATTGAGCGACAAAACTTGGGTGGGGGTAGTGCCCGGTGCCAAGGTTTGTGGGAATACACCTAATCGATTTCCTTTGGCGCATTGCGACATGGCGGCGACGCTTGTCAATGTCCACTCGGGGCCATCCTCGGCGGAGATCGATCCGGAGCTGGGGTTTGCACCCATCCATCCTCCGAACAGCCCCCTTTCCCATGTCTGTCAAATGTTTAGCGGACACCCGGGAGGTGCCAACGTCGCCATGGGGGATGGCAGCGTGCACTTCATCAGCTCATCGATCCATCAACCGACTTGGGCGGCGATGTCGAGTTGCGCCAAGGGAGAAGTCGTCGGAGATTTTGCACCATGAACTCAAACGGATCTTCTCGGCCAGCGATCATTGCGATCGCTCTCGTCTGTTTCGTTGGCTTGGCGATTTGGGGGGTGCGTTGGTATCTGCGTCCACCGGTCGTCTCAGAGGGGCAGCTTAGGTACATCCAGTTGCTACGGACGGCCGTGTCGGCTCAGAATACGGAGCATATCGCTGGGGTGGAGCGAGTGCTGAAAAAGAAAGTGGAGAGCTCGGAGCTGACCGAGCGAGAGTGGCGGCACTTTCAATGGATCATCCAAACAGCCCAGAGTGGTGAGTGGGAAAGAGCAGCCAAAGCGTGCGAGGGGTTTGAGCAAGCCCAGCAGTACCGTTGAGGATTGTCGATTTCGGGGAACGGATTCCCGGAAGGTCAAGGCTTTTGCTCTTTGGCATGGCGCAAAGCTCTTTTGCGGCGTTTGGCTTGGATAGGTTGCCAGAACATCCATAATCCGCTTCCCCACATGGCCAGCAGCGCGATTGCGGCGGGGAGGAATATTCCATACTTCACCCAATCCCCACCGAAGAAGGAGCCGTCGTGCATGGCTTCGATCCAGTCCGATCGTCGAATCGCGGCCTGCAGGACTTGCGCCGATTCCGAGTCGACCTGGACTTCCCAGTCACCGGCCAGCGTCCATTTCGCTATCCCCTTGGAGGGTCGGACATCGATTCGTTTGACATCTTTCCAGGAGAGAGATTCGAAACCGGGCTGCATTCGGATTGAGTTAAGCATCGCCTCGAAACTGGCGGTGGGAGCGGCTGCGGTCCCTTTCTGTTCTGGCGGTTGGACCCAGGGTATTTCTTTCTTGAGTTGAAGGAGGATACCGGTTGCGAGGACGATGAGCATGGGGATCGCGACCGCGAGGGTTCCCCAGTAGTGGACGCGTCGGTTGAGGATATGAAGTCGCATGCGGAATGGGTTGAGGGAGTGGGGCTAAGAGACCGGAAGCGTTCTATTCTGGGAATCCTATTTCAAACACTTGTACGATGCGACCATTTGTCCATCGAAGATTCTGCGAAGGGATTTCCAAGATTTCGGTTCGAATAATGTCGAAACAGGGGAGCCTGACAAAAGCAACTTTCCCGTGCATCCCTTTCGCTCCTTCTGGGTAGTTTGTAAACTCTTGCGAAATTCGCGAAACCATGTTGGAAAAACGCGCGGATCGTTCGGATTTTACGATCCGGACCATCTAGGTTATCGGCTGTCCGTGAAGCCTTCGACGGCACCCCTGGAACGCGCAGTCCTGACATGCACTAGAGAAAAGATACCGTATGACCATGCAACGATTCTTGTTCCCAAGGTGGACCAACAAGCTTTTGGCTCTGCTCGGCGTGTTGATCGCGGGTGGCGGCGCTTATGCCGGCGTATTGTTCCTGGGGGCGACCAGCCCGGTCACGCTCAACACAGGTTATCGCCCCGAACAGCCCGTCCCATTCAGTCACGCCCTCCATGCGGGCGAACTGAAAATGGACTGCCGCTATTGCCACAGCTCCGTCGACAAGTCTGCCCACTCGACGATCCCTGCCACGCAGACTTGCATCAACTGCCACAGTCCGAAGACTTCGGCTGGTTCTCCCTCGCTTTCCGCCGTGCACTCGGAGAGCGCCAAGCTCAAACCAGTTCATGAGAGCTGGCGAACAGGGGAATCGGTCGACTGGGTCCGGATCCACCGTCTTCCAGACTTCGTCTACTTCAACCACTCCATTCACATCGCGCGAGGGGTTTCCTGTGTGACTTGCCACGGTCGTGTCGACCGGATGGAAGTGGTTTATCAGGCGAAAGACCAGTCGATGACTTGGTGCATCGATTGCCACCGCAATCCAGCGCCCCACATCCGACCGGTCGAAGAAGTGACCAACTTGGCTTGGAGCGCCGGCTCCGAGGAAGAGCAACTTGCTTTGGGCAAGAAGCTCATTGAAGAAAACAACATCAAACCTCAAACCAACTGTGCGGTGTGTCACCGATGAGCTTCACCGGTCTAGATCATCAGCAGCGTTATTTTCGTAGTCTCGACGAGCTTCAAAAGACTCCCGAGTTCGAACAATTTCTGACCCGCGAGTTCCCGCAGGCTGCTTCGGAGTTCCCCGAAGGAGTTTCGCGGCGTCGTTGGATTCAGATGATGGGGGCGTCGCTGGCCCTCGGCGGTTTGGCGGGATGCCGGTACAACCGGGAGGAGGTCGCCGCCTTTGTCATGCGTCCGGAGGGACGAGTCCCCGGATTGCCCGAGTTCTTTGCAACGAACTTCGAGTTCGCCGGCGAAGTAGTCAATGCGTTGATTACCAATCTCGAAGGGCGGCCGATCAAGGTGGACGGAAATCCCGACCACCCGACCTACGCCAATTCCCAGCCAAAGGATTTTGCTGAGAATGCGAAGCTGCGATCGGCTGGTACGAGCACCTTCGCCCAAGCTTCGATCTTGTCCCTCTACGATCAAGATCGCATCCCTGCTCCTTTGTTTCGTTCGAAGCCAGGCGTTGCTCCCGAGTCTTTTGACAAAGATGAAGCGAAAAATCGCGTCGCGGCTTGGGAATCGTTCGAGAAGTATGTGGCTCAAGAACGAGCGAAGCTTGAGGCGAACGGCGGTGAAGGGTTGGCGATTGTTTTCGAGCCCACCCAAAGCCCATCGATGCGTCGCACTTTGGCGGATGTAAAGGCGAAGTTGCCCAAGGCGACTTTTGTCAAATACGAGTCCATCTACTCGGGCAAGGTATCCAAGGCGTTGGACGCCGTCGGTGCTGGCAATGCGTCGCTGTCCTTTAATTTGGATACCGCCAAGATTATCGTGGCGCTCGACGCGGATATCTTGGGCGAGGATCCCAATGCGGTCCATTATTCGCGACAGTTCACCAACCACCGTTCTCCCGATGGGGAGTGGATGAACCGGCTCTACAGCATCGAGCCCCAATACTCGGTGACCGGCACAGCATCCGACTTCCGACTTGCTCTGCAATCATCCCAAATTCCCGTGTTCCTCCGTAAAATCGAGGAGGCCATCGACAAGGGTACGATTGTTGAAGACAAGGATGAGGAAAAGACCTTCAACCGTTTGACCGACGACGAAAAGGTGCAACGCGTTGTTGAATCGATCGCTTCCGATTTGCTCAGCCATAAGGGTGAAGCGGTCCTATGCGTCGGTTCGCACTTGGACCTGAACGTTCAGCTCGCGGCGATCCGCATCAATGCGAAGCTTGGAAACATCGGCAAGACAATTTTGCTAACGGAAGTCGCCGATGAGATGGCTTCCGTTGAGACGATCAAATTGGATGATTTCGTCAATCGGGCCGACCAGTTCCAATCCCTTTGGATCGTTGCATTCAACCCGGTCTACACGGTCTCGGGCGATGTCGCGTTGGCCGATGCGATCAAGAAGATTGGCAACACGGTTTATTGGGCCAATCACGACGACGAAACCGCGGATCTTTCCACGTGGTCGATTCCCGCCACCCACCCCCTAGAGGCTTGGGGGGACGTTCGTTCGCACGACGGTACCTATGGCGTGGGGCAGCCGATGATCTCCCCATTGTTGGAAGGTAAGTCTGCCATCGAATTGCTCGCCATCTTGGCGAATTTACCGGAAACAGCCGGTGAGAAGATTGTGATGGAAACGGCCAAGCAGATTGCTGGCGGTTCCCTTTCCGAGCGGCAGTGGAAAGAGGTGCTCCACAGCGGATTCCTTCCAGGAAGCCAAGCCAAGTCCTTTGAAGGGGAGCTGAAAACCGACGCGAAGGCATTGTCGGCCGGGGAAGTTTCCACGACCGCTTACGAGTTGCCCGATGGCGTCGTTCAACTGGCGTTGAACAAGGACAAACTCGAGGTGGTAGTTCGCTCGAGTGAGTGTGTATACGACGGGCGATTGGCCAACAATGGTTGGCTGCAAGAGCTTCCTCAGTCGATTTCCAAGTTGACTTGGGACAACGCTGCATTTTGCTCGATTGGAACCGCTCGGAAGCTCGGGTTGAAGCATGGCGAGTTGGCCATCTTCACCGCAGGCGACTCCAAAGTTACGCTTCCCATCTTCTTGATCCCTGGCCATGCCGAAGGATCGTTTACATTCAATACGGGGTACGGGCGTACCAAGAACAAAGCCGGGGTGATTGGCAGCGCGGTCGGCACGAATTTGGCTTCATTCCGACGCTGGAATCAAGCGGCTGTGTACACCGGCGTGCAAGTCAAGAACACGACCAAACCTTACCCTCTCGCGACGACGCAGGACCACTTCGCCCTCGAAGACGAAGGTGGAATGCGAGAGAACGCCAAACGTTCTCCCCAGTTGGTTCGAGAAGGAACGCTGGACGAGTACAAAAAAAACGTTGGCTTCACTGGCGAGATTGTCGAGCACCACTTCGAGAACGAGTCCCTTTGGAAGGAACCCAAGGTCGACGAGAATTACAAGTGGGGGATGGCGATCGATCTCAACAAGTGCATCGGCTGCAACGCCTGCGTTGTGGCATGCCAGT includes these proteins:
- a CDS encoding DUF1559 domain-containing protein, which codes for MERTNRDRARRGSRRRGFTLVELLVVIAIIGILVSLLLPAVQAAREAARRMGCQNNLKQQSLALLNYESAFRVFPPSYIANTRHPQRDPITLDGPNGFGWGALVLPQLEGGALHGSLNFSAACWDPIQGALVRTKLPVFLCPSASGSDMPVNVRNQSGDLLAVFGRSTYVANAGQEEPWGRTAEDYRGIADGPMYRNARTRVADVTDGLSTTIFLGEHDSLLSDKTWVGVVPGAKVCGNTPNRFPLAHCDMAATLVNVHSGPSSAEIDPELGFAPIHPPNSPLSHVCQMFSGHPGGANVAMGDGSVHFISSSIHQPTWAAMSSCAKGEVVGDFAP
- a CDS encoding PepSY-associated TM helix domain-containing protein, with amino-acid sequence MRLHILNRRVHYWGTLAVAIPMLIVLATGILLQLKKEIPWVQPPEQKGTAAAPTASFEAMLNSIRMQPGFESLSWKDVKRIDVRPSKGIAKWTLAGDWEVQVDSESAQVLQAAIRRSDWIEAMHDGSFFGGDWVKYGIFLPAAIALLAMWGSGLWMFWQPIQAKRRKRALRHAKEQKP
- a CDS encoding cytochrome c3 family protein, whose product is MTMQRFLFPRWTNKLLALLGVLIAGGGAYAGVLFLGATSPVTLNTGYRPEQPVPFSHALHAGELKMDCRYCHSSVDKSAHSTIPATQTCINCHSPKTSAGSPSLSAVHSESAKLKPVHESWRTGESVDWVRIHRLPDFVYFNHSIHIARGVSCVTCHGRVDRMEVVYQAKDQSMTWCIDCHRNPAPHIRPVEEVTNLAWSAGSEEEQLALGKKLIEENNIKPQTNCAVCHR
- a CDS encoding TAT-variant-translocated molybdopterin oxidoreductase, which translates into the protein MSFTGLDHQQRYFRSLDELQKTPEFEQFLTREFPQAASEFPEGVSRRRWIQMMGASLALGGLAGCRYNREEVAAFVMRPEGRVPGLPEFFATNFEFAGEVVNALITNLEGRPIKVDGNPDHPTYANSQPKDFAENAKLRSAGTSTFAQASILSLYDQDRIPAPLFRSKPGVAPESFDKDEAKNRVAAWESFEKYVAQERAKLEANGGEGLAIVFEPTQSPSMRRTLADVKAKLPKATFVKYESIYSGKVSKALDAVGAGNASLSFNLDTAKIIVALDADILGEDPNAVHYSRQFTNHRSPDGEWMNRLYSIEPQYSVTGTASDFRLALQSSQIPVFLRKIEEAIDKGTIVEDKDEEKTFNRLTDDEKVQRVVESIASDLLSHKGEAVLCVGSHLDLNVQLAAIRINAKLGNIGKTILLTEVADEMASVETIKLDDFVNRADQFQSLWIVAFNPVYTVSGDVALADAIKKIGNTVYWANHDDETADLSTWSIPATHPLEAWGDVRSHDGTYGVGQPMISPLLEGKSAIELLAILANLPETAGEKIVMETAKQIAGGSLSERQWKEVLHSGFLPGSQAKSFEGELKTDAKALSAGEVSTTAYELPDGVVQLALNKDKLEVVVRSSECVYDGRLANNGWLQELPQSISKLTWDNAAFCSIGTARKLGLKHGELAIFTAGDSKVTLPIFLIPGHAEGSFTFNTGYGRTKNKAGVIGSAVGTNLASFRRWNQAAVYTGVQVKNTTKPYPLATTQDHFALEDEGGMRENAKRSPQLVREGTLDEYKKNVGFTGEIVEHHFENESLWKEPKVDENYKWGMAIDLNKCIGCNACVVACQSENNIPIVGKEQVIRSREMHWLRIDRYFQCDFDRTYEEGSFKDPIDPTIVTQPMACAHCETAPCEQVCPVAATVHTEEGINAMAYNRCIGTRYCGNNCPYKVRRFNYFNYNTEYGYFYGWQDKREQASAKLQSLVLNPEVTVRGRGVMEKCTYCIQRVQNAKITAKTKGDGRIHDGDVITACQAACSTQAIVFGDLHDKSSRVYKMHQDERSYAVLEEINIKPRTLYLSRIRNVPKRLATSIQINPNRPGHGHGHSNDHSQESGDHGDHS